The nucleotide sequence attttggtattttttttcttaaatttgttttgttttaaaacaaaaaacaaaaataaataaataatattctTTTTGATGATTCAGTTTCTCTAAAGAGTTTTGGCAATTTGTtattctttgaattttttttggatttttttcttttttgtttgtttctttttttaaaaaaaaatggtggtgagtttttctgaaaatttttgacattttctctaaaaaaatgtcctttttttttaaagaaaacatgacttccATGACTGTTAgcctgccaaaaaaaatcaccagaattaCAGCATTAATCACAGCTTCATGTGCAAACGCTTCACTAACATTCATGTTTTCTGCTCGTCACAGAGTCGTCGCCGCTCAGTGAATCTGCCGcgggtcagaggtcaaacacACGCATGCTGTGACATCACCAGCTCACACTGTTGCACGTCATCTCCTCCTCATGACGTTATGTGAGCGCCGGCACGACTTCCTGTTTATGAAGCTCTCTGCTTTAAGAAACGCAGGAGGAGACTTTTGTCCCCGGCTCGTCCCGCAGACAGCGCCTGCTCACTGCGAGGAGACCGAGCCTGACAGCCTGAACTCAGGGAAACACTGCGCGCAGTCGTCACCTCTGGCTGCATTAAACACCTGAACAGGTGAGACGCTGCACCGTCAGCAGTACTGTGAGTATTATCAGCACCGTCAGCAGTACTGTGAGTATTATCAGCACCGTCAGCAGCACTGTGAGTATTATCAGCACCGTCAGCAGTACTGTGAGTATTATCAGCACCGTCAGCAGCACTGTGAGTATTATCAGGACTGTGAGTAGTACGAGCAGTAGTAGTACCTGTGTTGAGGGCCGGCGGTCCTCCAGGTGTGACGCTGTACACCTGGAGGAACTCTCGGGGTCGACTTCCTCCGACGATGTTGAAGCCGAAACCTCGAGGACCTTTAGAGAGCCGAGTGTGGATGGAGTAACCCTTCAGCTGACTGGGCTGCTCCGTGAACTCTGGGACTgagagggagacacagagacagagacagtgagaggacagacatggagacagagacacagacgaGGACAGACATGGAGACGAGGACAGTGAGCGGACAGACATGGAGACAGAGACGCAGACGAGGACAGACATGGAGACGAGGACAGTGAGAGGACAGGTGTCAACACTCGAAGAAACACtcgatcctacatttcccataatgcacctGTACAGTTTTTCATTAGAGCCCTGCTGCCTGTGAAGTGTTTAGTAAAAGACATTTGGGACTCAGCCCggacaagaaaaaaacccatcaaaaacgtcaatttaaagaacaaacaaaaacctgccTTTTTTAAGTGTTCTTTTTCTTGGAGATTTTGAAAGactttctacattttttttcagctggaaactttttctttaaaactttttttttcttttctttcttttactctgatttttttctataataatttgtgactttttctgtaaaaatgttttgagattttttatatttttgatgaaaattattattactttttggttatattttttgtcaataaatttattgccttttttcttttaaattttttggtgaggttttttatttatttttttggactcTTAAATCTGCACGCCTGCCAAAATAAAGATTTCCCAAATTACACCGTTTATCACAGGCAGAACCGTAAAAACTAACTGACACAATAAAAGCTGTTAAATGTATTTCAGGTGTAAACTTTATAATCACAGAGTCACATGACTGATGCGACCTGCTGTcgggggtcagaggtcatctGAAGCTGCAGAGTAGAAGAAGAGTAACAGGAAGTCAGAGTCtgtgctgccctctgctggctgAGGCTTTCAAAGTAAAGGCCTCCCTCACACTCTGATGGTTGTCAGCAGacgacaaaataaaataacgtCCAAACATATACATATCTGTAAAAAAGACCTGAAACAAttcacatatataaatataacttCAACTAAATAACAACTCTAACCGTTCAGATATTATCTGTTATAATGACGAGAAAAGCGAGAAACCAAACAGTCGTCTGTTATTTCTAcgtggcacattttttttaatccattaaaacattttctaactaATGTTTTCTCATTCAGAGCTGTGAGGACAAATaagaagacaaataaataaatgcatgaataaatatcaaacataaaataaagacagaaataagataaataaaatatgaataaagtaACCAACGTAAATAAAGGTGGTATATTTCTGTGAGTTAGACTCGTGTGGATGAAATCCTCGGCTGCGACTCACGCTCTGTGCAGGCGGTCGTCTCTTTGCTCGGAGCTCGAGGGTCCAGCCAGCTCGTCGTCTTTGagttatgactgaaaaataaacgTCAGCGGCATCAGAGTTAACAGAGCCGCGGTCAGAGGGAACTCTGGGTAATGTAGGCGCAGTGCTGCTAATACAAACAGGAAGCAGTCAGTGATGATGTCATAGTTTCTGTGTTGATGTTCTGACTTtgcagattaaccctttgaaacctgaacgtttggctcgatttctttcaaaagaaagaaagaaatgagcaactttatatgcaagaaataagaaattacaagaacattatttgaaattagcacaaaaatgtcaaaaaacaaaaagga is from Plectropomus leopardus isolate mb unplaced genomic scaffold, YSFRI_Pleo_2.0 unplaced_scaffold4136, whole genome shotgun sequence and encodes:
- the LOC121939117 gene encoding uncharacterized protein LOC121939117; the protein is GSAGVPPTILPLSQSWESAVGCREGTENGGGGRGLGRGRGGRGGRGGGGGGGGGGPLPENWELAFSDSGEPYYIDHNSKTTSWLDPRAPSKETTACTELPEFTEQPSQLKGYSIHTRLSKGPRGFGFNIVGGSRPREFLQVYSVTPGGPPALNTGTTTARTTHSPDNTHSAADGADNTHSTADGADNTHSAADGADNTHSTADGADNTHSTADGAASHLFRCLMQPEVTTARSVSLSSGCQARSPRSEQALSAGRAGDKSLLLRFLKQRAS